CCGCAGCATCCTCATTTCAGTTCATCCGATAACAGGCTCACGCCCAGGGCGTAAAAGTTGGAACAATTATACCGCAGTATAGAGCGAAAATTCTCATATGTCAGGTAGGCAGGGCCATCCCTGCCCGCCGGCATCACCAGCGACGCCTTGAACGGCCGCTCACCCACATCCGGCAGTTCACCGCCGAATTTGGTCTTCACGCCAAGGGCTTTCCATTCCTCGAGGCTGAGCTGCTTGCTGTGGTCCTTAAGCGCCCGGCGGCAGCTTTTGATCTTGCCGGTCTGTTTGACTTTTTCCCACAGGCCGTCAATGTCTTCGGGCAGCTTGACTTCCCGGCCCCAGGTCTGGCTCTCGTCCCAGCCGTGTTTTTTCAGATAATTGGCGATCGAGGCAAACACATCCGCTTCGTTGAGCCAGATATCCTTGTGGCCGTCCCCGTCAAAATCATAGGCATAGGCGAAAAAGCTGGACGGCATGAACTGCCCCTGCCCCATGGCGCCGGCCCAGCTGCCTTTCATGTCCTGCGGAGAGATGTGCCCCTGGTCGAGGATGGTCAACGCCCGGAGCAGTTCCTTGCGGAAAAACTCTGGCCGCCGCATATCATACGCCAGCGTGGTCAGCGCCGCGATCACGCTGTAGCCGCCGGTATAGCCGCCGTAGTTGGTCTCCATACCCCAGATGGCGGCGATAAAGCGATCCTGCACCCCCATGCGGTCCGCCACCGGCGAGAGCACTTCAGAATATTCCTGGATTTTCTTCCGCCCCATGGCGATGCGGGTTTCGCTGACCCGGCGGCTGATATATTGATCATAGGTCTGGGTGAATTCCGGCTGGCGGCGATCAAGTTCAATGATTTTCGGAATTGGCGCCACGCCGGCAAAGGCGGCATCCAGGGTGTCGGCACTGATCCCCTTGGCTATGGCTTCGCTTTTCAGATCCTGAAGCCAAGCCTGGAACGGCTGCGGGTT
The DNA window shown above is from Emcibacter nanhaiensis and carries:
- a CDS encoding lytic murein transglycosylase; the protein is MKKTGIIFGFFLTFIISLSSLQAEEKVIPDNPQPFQAWLQDLKSEAIAKGISADTLDAAFAGVAPIPKIIELDRRQPEFTQTYDQYISRRVSETRIAMGRKKIQEYSEVLSPVADRMGVQDRFIAAIWGMETNYGGYTGGYSVIAALTTLAYDMRRPEFFRKELLRALTILDQGHISPQDMKGSWAGAMGQGQFMPSSFFAYAYDFDGDGHKDIWLNEADVFASIANYLKKHGWDESQTWGREVKLPEDIDGLWEKVKQTGKIKSCRRALKDHSKQLSLEEWKALGVKTKFGGELPDVGERPFKASLVMPAGRDGPAYLTYENFRSILRYNCSNFYALGVSLLSDELK